AAAAAGCAGTTTGTATATAGGAATTCCGAAAGAAATCTCTTTCCAGGAAAACCGTGTGGCGCTGGTTCCTGATGCGGTGGCAGTGCTGGTGAATAACGGGCACAGAGTGGTGGTTGAAACCAACGCTGGTAAAGCATCTAACTTTTCTGATACCGATTATTCCGAAGCAGGCGCGCACATCGCCCACTCTGCCGAAGAAGTTTACAAAGCCGAAATCATCCTGAAAGTGTCTCCTCCCTCTGAAAAAGAAATCGAGATGATGAAGCCAAGGCAGATATTGCTTTCCACGCTTCATCTCTCCATGCAGTCGGATACGTTTATGAGGGCATTGATGAACAAACGGATTACTGCCATCGCTTACGGATGGATTCAGGACAAGGAAGGGATTTTTCCGGTCATCCGCGCCATGGGAGAAATTGCCGGAGGCGCTTCCATTCTCATTGCCGCGGAATATCTCAGCAACGTGAACAACGGTCCCGGTTTAATTCTCGGAGGTATTTCCGGAATTTCTCCTACCGAAGTAATAATTCTTGGAGCAGGAACCGTGGGGGAATTTGCCGCACGTGCCGCGATTGGTCTTGGCGCCAGCGTAAAAGTTTTTGACAACTCGCTTTACAAGTTAAGAAGAATACAAACCGCGCTCGGCAGACGCATCTTCACTTCCGTCATCCAGCCAAGAGTTTTGCAAAAACATTTGCGTACCGCAGATGTGGTGATTGGCGCCATCCGTGCCACAAAAGGAAGAACGCCCTGTGTAGTTTCAGAAGAAATGGTGAAGGATATGAAGAACGGTTCAGTGATTGTTGACGTGAGCATTGACGAAGGCGGATGTTTTGAAACATCGCAGGTAACCAATCATACGCAGCCGATTTTTAGAAAACACGGTGTGATACATTACTGTGTTCCCAATGTGGCTTCACGTGTTTCGCGCACCGCCTCTTATGCGTTCAGCACCATCTTTGGTCCTTTGCTGATGAACATTGCGGAGAACGGAAGCGTTGACCGTATGCTTAAGAATGATGCAGGTTTCCGCAAAGGAATTTATATCTACAACGGAATGCTCACCAATAAATATCTCGGAGACCTTTTCGGAATTCCATCCAAGGATATTAATTTACTGCTGGCTGCATTTTAAAACCAACAGCCGTCATTAGTCATTAAGTCATTAGTAGTGACCAATGACCAATGACCAATGACCAATGACAACTCCAAAACGCATTCGCCTTTACATCTACGGATTTCTGATTGGGTGCGTAATGGTTTATTTCATTCTTTTAAGAGGAAGAAACCGGAGTTATTGGTTTCCCGAAAACAGAGTGAGGGAGCAATTGATGAAAGGAAATCTTGTCTTTACAGAACATGCTCAATGCAGGATGAAATGCAGAGCCATCAGCGAAGAGGAAGTCAGAGAAATATTAAAAAACGGAAACGTAAATTTTTCCGAAAGCCATCCGCATCCTGAAACAAGTTCAGGACAAGCGCGCTGCCCTTCCTACGCGATTGACGGAACAACTGCTGATAAACAGAATGTAAGAATTGTTTTTGCTTCCTGCGACACACTCACCACAAAAGTGGTAACAGCAATTGATTTAGGATTAGAGAAAGATACCTGCAGATGTAACTAATCAGATTTCGTATTTCACAGGCACATCAACCTTCACAAATTTTTTCAACCATTTTTCTGCGCCTGCCGGAGTAGTGAAAACTTTGGTAGGGCGCACGGGCTTTTTAAACATCAAGTAGTAGTTAGCAAACAATCGTTCTGAAAGAGAGCGGACAACTATAGCAAATGCTTTCCATCGTTCATCTTTATAACGCGCGGCATAGGTCATGGCTTCATCGCAAACATCAAGCGTTAATCCACCGTCAAGGATGACAGCAAAATCTTTTCCGTCAGAAATTTTTATCGCTGCCTCAATCTGCTCTTTCACATCCGCCAAAGTAATTTCATTATCGTGAATCAGTTTTACGAGCACAAGCTGTTCGCAATATAAAATTACTTCACCGATTCTTATAGGGATAACTTTCTGTTCCATTGAGCAGTCGATGATTTATCAAAGATAATATATTTCAAGAATTTTGTTAAAATATGTTAAGGAGTGTCTTCGTTCTGTAATTCAACATACTTTTGCATATATGAAAAAAATTCTCCTCTGCTTTTTTCTTCTCTTCTTCTTTATTAATGTTCACGCGCAGGATTCCCTCAAAACATATAATGCAACGCGAATAACTTCATCCCCTAAAATTGACGGCATGCTGGATGATGAAGTATGGAAAAATGCTCAGTCGGTTTCCGATTTCATTCAGAACTCTCCCAGCGAAGGAGGAAAGGTTTCGCAAAAAACTGAAATAAAAATTCTCTACGACAACGTGGCGATTTATGTTGGAGCAATGTTGTACGATACTGCGCCAGACAGCATTCTACACGAACTAGGGAACAGAGACGATGAAGGATTGAATGCAGATAAATTCCGTTTTGTGATTGACCCGTATAATACCCGTCAGGATGCGTATGACTTTGGCGTGTATGCTTCGGGCGTGCAAACCGACTGGCGCTTCAGCGACTATACATATAATGCCGTTTGGCAGAGCGCAGTGAAAATCCTCAGCAACGGATGGAGTGTCGAAATAAAAATTCCGTATTCTGCTATTCGTTTTCCCAGCACGAAAGAACAGAAATGGGGATTGCAATTAACACGCGACATACGAAGAACCCGCGAGTTTGACCAGTGGTGCCTCACTCCTTCAGGAAAAGCCAACACCCAGAAATACTGGGGAACTCTGGAAGGAATTTCAAACATCACACCACCGCTTCGCCTTTCGCTCACGCCCTATATTTCAGGATATTATCAAACCTCTCCTGAATACAATACCGATGGAACGTACAATTATTCAAATTCATTTTCCTACAATGCCGGAGCAGATATTAAATACGGATTGGATGAGCGCTTTACGCTTGATATGACTTTACTCCCTGATTTTGGGCAGGTGAAGAGTGACGACAAAGTGAAAAATCTTTCTTACCGCGAAGTGAATTATGAAGATAACCGTCCGTTCTTTAAAGAAGGAGTTGATCTGTTTAATAAAGACCAGTTATTTTATTCCCGAAGAATAGGGAAAACTCCATCTTTATTTTATTCCGTTCCGAACCTGATTGATTCAACAGAAAGCATTGAGAAAAATCCTTCACAGGCAAAATTACTGAACGCGACAAAAATTTCAGGCAGAGGAAACGGAGGAATGGGGTTTGGCCTTTTCAATGCAGTGACAGATAATACATATGCAGAAATAAAAAATGCTGAAGGCAAGACAAGAAAAATCCTGACCGAGCCGTTCACAAATTACAATGCATTTGTCTTTGACCAGCAGTTGAAAAATTCCTCCAGCGTTTATTTCGTCAACACCAATGTCATGCGTGATGGAAACTCCTACCGCGATGCGAATGTATCGGGCACCGGATTTTCTTTTCAGGATAAGAACAATACGTTTTCTTTTGACGGAGCCACAAATCTCAGTCAGATTTTCAGAAGGAACGACACGATCACGGATAATTTTACAGACCAGATGGGATATTTTTATTCTGCCGGCATACGAAAAATCAGCGGAACCTGGCAATACGGAATTTATCACGAAACCATGAGCAAAACATTTGACCGAACCGATATGGGATACTATGCTGTTACAAATTATTCTTCCTTCAATGCAAATCTCAGTTACAATATTTTCAAGCCATGGAAGTCCTTGCTTCGTTCATTTAATAACCTGAACTTAAATTACGGTTACAACTACACTACAAAACTTCCTACAGATTTATCATTTAATATGAATTTATTTGCCTTGTTTAAAAGTTACGCAGGGATATTTTGCGGAGGAGGATTTTTTCCAAACGCAGTTTATGATTATTATGAACCGCGGGTTGAAGGAAGATTTTCCCACAATCTGGAAGGATATTATGAATATGCAGGGTTCAATACAAATTACAACAAGCCGTTTGCTCTTGATTTCAATATTAACTCAGGAGGATTTATGAAAAATAATATTTACAATCTTCCATCTCCTCCTTCGATAGGCGGCCAGATAAAACCGCGTTTGAGGATAAATGATAAACTTTCATTTCAGTATGCGTTCAATTTCAATTACGACCCCAACAATCTTGGCTATGCAAACCTTGACACTAACGGGGATATAATTTATGGGGAAAGAATTCTTCACACCTACATCAACACACTCACAGCGAGGTATATTTTCAAAAATGATTTATCTTTTTCACTCAATGCGCGCCATTACTGGAACACAGGCGAATACATCCGTTATTACACGTTAAAAGATGACGGAATGATTGAGAGAAATTACTCGTACAGCGGAAATAATAATTTCAGCTATAATGCCTTCACAATTGACGCGGTGTTCTCCTGGCAATTTGCTCCGGGAAGTTTGATTTCCATCGTTTACAAAAATGCCATTGAAAAAGATGAAGTGATAATTCCGAAGAATTACTCAGATAATTTTTCAAACACTATGCAGTCACCTCAGACAAACAGCATTTCTCTCAAAGTGC
This Bacteroidota bacterium DNA region includes the following protein-coding sequences:
- a CDS encoding alanine dehydrogenase — protein: MKQKEHSSRNIPISILLPQEEMLEVATRKSSLYIGIPKEISFQENRVALVPDAVAVLVNNGHRVVVETNAGKASNFSDTDYSEAGAHIAHSAEEVYKAEIILKVSPPSEKEIEMMKPRQILLSTLHLSMQSDTFMRALMNKRITAIAYGWIQDKEGIFPVIRAMGEIAGGASILIAAEYLSNVNNGPGLILGGISGISPTEVIILGAGTVGEFAARAAIGLGASVKVFDNSLYKLRRIQTALGRRIFTSVIQPRVLQKHLRTADVVIGAIRATKGRTPCVVSEEMVKDMKNGSVIVDVSIDEGGCFETSQVTNHTQPIFRKHGVIHYCVPNVASRVSRTASYAFSTIFGPLLMNIAENGSVDRMLKNDAGFRKGIYIYNGMLTNKYLGDLFGIPSKDINLLLAAF
- a CDS encoding DUF4258 domain-containing protein, with protein sequence MTTPKRIRLYIYGFLIGCVMVYFILLRGRNRSYWFPENRVREQLMKGNLVFTEHAQCRMKCRAISEEEVREILKNGNVNFSESHPHPETSSGQARCPSYAIDGTTADKQNVRIVFASCDTLTTKVVTAIDLGLEKDTCRCN
- a CDS encoding carbohydrate binding family 9 domain-containing protein, coding for MKKILLCFFLLFFFINVHAQDSLKTYNATRITSSPKIDGMLDDEVWKNAQSVSDFIQNSPSEGGKVSQKTEIKILYDNVAIYVGAMLYDTAPDSILHELGNRDDEGLNADKFRFVIDPYNTRQDAYDFGVYASGVQTDWRFSDYTYNAVWQSAVKILSNGWSVEIKIPYSAIRFPSTKEQKWGLQLTRDIRRTREFDQWCLTPSGKANTQKYWGTLEGISNITPPLRLSLTPYISGYYQTSPEYNTDGTYNYSNSFSYNAGADIKYGLDERFTLDMTLLPDFGQVKSDDKVKNLSYREVNYEDNRPFFKEGVDLFNKDQLFYSRRIGKTPSLFYSVPNLIDSTESIEKNPSQAKLLNATKISGRGNGGMGFGLFNAVTDNTYAEIKNAEGKTRKILTEPFTNYNAFVFDQQLKNSSSVYFVNTNVMRDGNSYRDANVSGTGFSFQDKNNTFSFDGATNLSQIFRRNDTITDNFTDQMGYFYSAGIRKISGTWQYGIYHETMSKTFDRTDMGYYAVTNYSSFNANLSYNIFKPWKSLLRSFNNLNLNYGYNYTTKLPTDLSFNMNLFALFKSYAGIFCGGGFFPNAVYDYYEPRVEGRFSHNLEGYYEYAGFNTNYNKPFALDFNINSGGFMKNNIYNLPSPPSIGGQIKPRLRINDKLSFQYAFNFNYDPNNLGYANLDTNGDIIYGERILHTYINTLTARYIFKNDLSFSLNARHYWNTGEYIRYYTLKDDGMIERNYSYSGNNNFSYNAFTIDAVFSWQFAPGSLISIVYKNAIEKDEVIIPKNYSDNFSNTMQSPQTNSISLKVLYYLDYQQLKKRRS